The Salarias fasciatus chromosome 12, fSalaFa1.1, whole genome shotgun sequence DNA segment TTTTCGCACTTTTCTGAAGGGACAACCGCAAAATTATTAACGAGTCACTGCTCTTGGCTTTCTGACTTGATAGAAGAGTTTAGATGCTTTTGTTTGTCTCTACCTGTTTCACCTGTATGAAGATACCTTCCCCAGTGGAAACGTCACTCCTGCCTCCGACATTTTTCTATTAGGCGGTTCCGACTATAAAAATTCATTGGCCGCATGAATAGCCGATTGtctttccaataaaaaaaagtaattcatACACTATACACGCACCATGAGGTACTTGGAACTGGTTTTAATTCCACCACTTTCTCCGTTTGTGTTCCAGCAGCGGGCGGCCAACCGGCCAAAGCCCAAGATGGGGACGAGCTCTGCCGTCAAGCTGCCGTCCAACCGCAGCTCGTCCGGCGCCAGACGCAGGAGGACGCGCTGCCGCAAGTGTGAGGCGTGCCTGCGGACCGAGTGCGGAGAGTGTCACTTCTGCAAGGACATGAAGAAGTTTGGCGGTCCCGGGCGCATGAAGCAGTCGTGCATCATGCGGCAGTGCATCGCGGTGAGTTGGAAGCAGGAGAGAGGCAGAAGCTGTCTCCCCACCAGATTAACAATTAATCGATGTTCAGGGTAATGAAATACCCTGTCGTCTGTTTCACTGATTAAAATGGATTAAATATAATGCCATTAACGTTGAACTCAGCTTTTTGTGCAATTCTCTTTGATCCGTGCAGCCCGTCCTGCctcacactgcagtgtgtgtggtgtgtaaaGAGGCGGGGAAGGAAGACACActcgaggacgaggaggacaagTTTAACTTCATGCTGATGGAGTGCTCCATCTGCAACGAGATCGTCCATCCCAACTGCCTCAAGGTACACGGACCTCGGGGAACATTTGTGCTGCTCCCACCTCCGTCCAGTCCTTCCCATGGTGACTCGGTGTACTGGGAATGCCAGGTCATTGTAACATGAAGGGAGTGACTCACACGGTTGGACTATACTCACTCAAGTTAATTGGACGGGAAACTCACATAGTTTATGTAACGAGAAACACACGTCAGTCTTCCGTGGTACCAGTTTTTTGTGAGTCAGCCGTGTGATACCATCGTGTTTACAGATTGGACTTTCACCAAACAGTCGCTGTACGGAGTCGTCATCACAGATGAATACATGCTGaatgtggcgtgtgtgtgtgtgtgtgagacttcaCGAGTTTTAAGTGCTGAGTATGTTTAAACCAGCGAAGATGAAAAGGTGAAGCAGCACACACCCTGTTTGTAATTGTTGTGTCAAAAACACAGCGAGGGATTTTCAGGAAAGGTTTGGTCCAACCAGTTTTGCAAACATGCGCTGTCTAGTTGCTTTGCATGCCACAGAAGCGAAGAATAATATCACtggtattttgtatttttttttaatgccactTGTTTCAAGATTAATTGAACGTGATCTCCTCTGTGTGGGCGCTCTTTGTCTTTAATAATCCTCCTCTTGCCACATTTGTGTCGCACTAAGTTTTCTGTGCGGCTTGGAAACCTTCCAGATTGATCTTTCTTCTTGATTTTAGAATTACGTAATTATTGAAAATGAGATATTGTGAGGGTTGTAGAATGTGTTTCTTTTGGCTGTTGTCATGCTCCAGAATGCAGTCCagccatttcagctgtttatcTTTAACTGTTATACATTTCATTGGGGCCTTGAAGTCACGTCGCACATTTTAGCTCTAGCAAATGTTTAACTTCGCTGGCCTGCCTAACTAGCAGCCACAACAACAatcactttcacttctgtcctCTTCCCTGTGTTCAGAGCAGAGTGGATAGGACTGCGTTGAAACTTGTTGGGCTCATTCTCCTTTGGGTTTGTCAGGTGAACGATGCCTCTGGAGTGGTGAACGATGAGCTGCCAAACTGCTGGGAGTGCCCCAAATGCAACCACGCAGGAAAGAGTGGAAAAGTGAGTAGAAATATATGTGAATCAAATGATTTTGTTTGCAGCCTGctaagtgtgtatgtgtctgtttCGGAAAAATGCGCCAATAATAATTTGATCTGAAAAGATTTTGTATGAGTCATTTTCCTCTTTGGTAGATTTTCACTTGCCGTTTTTTATCAGTttgccacttcctgtttgtgcgTTTCTTGTTTGTGAAAGTCATTGACATGTGACTGTATTAGTGTCAGAAGCAGGAAACCAGTGGTATGCAACGTGATGCATGTTTTGGCCTGAGTGAGATATTTATTAAAGTGCAGGCACACGAGAGACGCAGTTGGGTCCCGATAAGCTGAAGGTATAAAGTTGTCTTGTAATTTTCGTCCCTTTTGGTACTGAAGCAAAAAAGGGGTCCAGGGTTCAAGTACGCCTCCAACCTCCCCGGCTCCTTGCTGAGGGAACAGAAGCcggtgaaggaggagggagacgttTCTTCGGCGCCCAAGAAGAGGCCCGACAGAGAGGAGACGCCCAGATACAGACCCGAGGACGCTCTGCTCCGGCAGCCGCCACTGCTCTCCCCCAGCAGCCTGCCTCGGCCCAGGCCCGAAGACaagctgaggaagaagaggaagctcTTTGAGGATGATGAGGACGACAGCCTCAGTGTAAGGAAGAAGATTTGTGTAAGTTATGATGTGACCGAATGTAAACGTTTTAGATCAGAGCAGCAATTTAGTTTTTACTAAATGAGAGTAAtgattttaatttctgtttggtttcctgcaggaaaagtcAGATGATCCTTATTTTTCCAAACTTCTACAACATATCaagacagaagaagaggacGAAGATGGTTACGAGGATGACGATGAGGATGTGAGGGAGCCTCATTCCCGGCCTGGTGCGGAGAAGAGAGGTCGCTTTGGAGACaccgaggaggagggagactaCAGGGACTCTAAGATCGACCCTTTGAATTCCTGCATTAAAACGCCGGTTGGAGACAGCGACCAGTCGCACTGCAGCTCTCCGCAGGCCGGCCCCAGCAGCGAGGGCGGAAGTGAGACGCAGGAAAAGGGTCCCCGCCAGAAAACCCGCCGTAAGCGGCGCTTGCCCAACCGAGAGCTGAGCCGAGAGCTCAGCAAAGCACTGAACCAGGAGATCCAGAAGACCGAGGACTGCCTGGCCAACGAGAACCGCCACCCTGTGAAGGTGGAGCCCGAGACGGAGAACGAAGAACCCAAGAGGCTGTTCCGCAACGGCAACGAGCTCGGCGAGCAGAGGCCCCACCTGAAGACCAAAGAGATGAACGGGACGCCCTGGGAGCTGCGCCACTTCTACCCGAGCCCCATCGCCCCGCTGGGCTTCAACCGCAGCACGCCGACCACTCGCCCGGTGCCGCCGCGCTCCCCTCCCAAGTGCGTCCAGATGGAGCGGCACGTTATCCGGCCTCCTCCGATAAGCCCCCCGCCCGACCGGCTGCCTCTGAAAGACGGGaaaacacacatcctgcagcGCGAAGTCTGGATGACCATATTCCACCATCTCCCACACCAGGACCTCTGCGTCTGCATGCGAGTCTGCAAGACGTGGAACAGATGGTAAATTGACAGCATGTTTACACTTGAATGTCGCTGCAGAGAAACAAGCCTCTGGTGTGTTTCGGGGCAATTACAGCTTTCTTTAGTGTTCTCAAACTCAAAACGCAAAACCTTCTCCCAACAGGTGTTGCGATAAGAGACTTTGGACAACCATCGATCTGAACCGCTGCATCTCCATCACTCCACTGATGCTCAGCGGGATTATCCGACGGCAGCCGGTGTGTCTGGACCTCAGTTGGACCAACATTTCCAAGAAACAATTAAGCTGGCTTATCAATAGGCTACCAGGTATTTAACCGTCGTAAACTCGATCCAGTTCTCCGTCTCTGTCGCTCTGTGCCGGTTTATTTAAAATGCGGCCGTGTCTTGCAGGTCTGCGAGTGTTGAAGCTGTCGGGGTGTTCGTGGGCCGCGGTTTCAGCTCTCTGCACCTCCAGCTGCCCTCTGCTGCGAACCCTGGACGTCCAGTGGGTCGAGGGACTGAAAGACCCGCAGATGAGGGACCTTCTCTCACCGACGACAGACAACAGACCAGGTGAAATACGAACAACGCTTCAAACTAGATTGTTGACACAAGGAGCTCCCATGTTAAAGTGTCTGAATCTCAGTTGTTACGTTAATCCATCGTGCACGTGTCAGTTACTGACTGATCTCATTACATAATGCATCGTAGTGATTACACATCTCGGCCTCTTCTTGACAAAGCAAAATCACCACCTGTCACAGAAGCTCATTTGTTGACTTTTCTCGTCCAACAGGTCAACTGGATAATCGCTGCAAGTTGCGAAACGTGGAAGACCTGCGCCTGGCGGGGCTGGACATCACCGACACGTCTTTACGTCTCATCAGTCGACAGATGCCTCTGCTGTCCcggctggacctgagctactgCAACCACATCAACGACCAGTCCGTCAACCTGCTGACCGCGGCGGGGACGACGACCAGAGACTCGCTCACAGAAATCAACCTATCAGGTGAGACCTCGGAACCGTGATGCTGCATGGAAGACGCTGGctcggggggaggggggggtcctGCAGTTGTCAGTTGTCACATGCTTTAGGTGGGAGTGGCCCGAGGCAGTTGCTTGGAGCAGGCAAACTCCCCGCACTAGAACTGCTGCCCTTTCAGTGTTAATGTTCAGTTTGAACCTCTGAAGagatgtaaaacaaaaaatctaTTATATTTGTCTCAAATTTAAGACAGAGTTTCCTGGCAATATGTGTGGAGAAGTGATGTTGTCTCATAATCGGGGTCATATTATGTTTAGACCAATACGATCGAagtccacagctctgctgtgCTCAACTCCTCCCAGGCTCGCCTCAAGCACTTCTACTGATTCATGGCgtttaaaaaaggaataaaaatcacacagttTACATTAAACTGTGGGCAAGTTCATAATGGAAATGAACTTGAGTGTCAGTTCGAGCTTTACTCAGTAAAacggca contains these protein-coding regions:
- the kdm2ba gene encoding lysine (K)-specific demethylase 2Ba isoform X5; its protein translation is MALSLSGDDEEYDSESEQQRAANRPKPKMGTSSAVKLPSNRSSSGARRRRTRCRKCEACLRTECGECHFCKDMKKFGGPGRMKQSCIMRQCIAPVLPHTAVCVVCKEAGKEDTLEDEEDKFNFMLMECSICNEIVHPNCLKVNDASGVVNDELPNCWECPKCNHAGKSGKVLKQKRGPGFKYASNLPGSLLREQKPVKEEGDVSSAPKKRPDREETPRYRPEDALLRQPPLLSPSSLPRPRPEDKLRKKRKLFEDDEDDSLSVRKKICEKSDDPYFSKLLQHIKTEEEDEDGYEDDDEDVREPHSRPGAEKRGRFGDTEEEGDYRDSKIDPLNSCIKTPVGDSDQSHCSSPQAGPSSEGGSETQEKGPRQKTRRKRRLPNRELSRELSKALNQEIQKTEDCLANENRHPVKVEPETENEEPKRLFRNGNELGEQRPHLKTKEMNGTPWELRHFYPSPIAPLGFNRSTPTTRPVPPRSPPKCVQMERHVIRPPPISPPPDRLPLKDGKTHILQREVWMTIFHHLPHQDLCVCMRVCKTWNRWCCDKRLWTTIDLNRCISITPLMLSGIIRRQPVCLDLSWTNISKKQLSWLINRLPGLRVLKLSGCSWAAVSALCTSSCPLLRTLDVQWVEGLKDPQMRDLLSPTTDNRPGQLDNRCKLRNVEDLRLAGLDITDTSLRLISRQMPLLSRLDLSYCNHINDQSVNLLTAAGTTTRDSLTEINLSVGYLFAAAGRRGHISL
- the kdm2ba gene encoding lysine (K)-specific demethylase 2Ba isoform X1, with translation MALSLSGDDEEYDSESEQQRAANRPKPKMGTSSAVKLPSNRSSSGARRRRTRCRKCEACLRTECGECHFCKDMKKFGGPGRMKQSCIMRQCIAPVLPHTAVCVVCKEAGKEDTLEDEEDKFNFMLMECSICNEIVHPNCLKVNDASGVVNDELPNCWECPKCNHAGKSGKVLKQKRGPGFKYASNLPGSLLREQKPVKEEGDVSSAPKKRPDREETPRYRPEDALLRQPPLLSPSSLPRPRPEDKLRKKRKLFEDDEDDSLSVRKKICEKSDDPYFSKLLQHIKTEEEDEDGYEDDDEDVREPHSRPGAEKRGRFGDTEEEGDYRDSKIDPLNSCIKTPVGDSDQSHCSSPQAGPSSEGGSETQEKGPRQKTRRKRRLPNRELSRELSKALNQEIQKTEDCLANENRHPVKVEPETENEEPKRLFRNGNELGEQRPHLKTKEMNGTPWELRHFYPSPIAPLGFNRSTPTTRPVPPRSPPKCVQMERHVIRPPPISPPPDRLPLKDGKTHILQREVWMTIFHHLPHQDLCVCMRVCKTWNRWCCDKRLWTTIDLNRCISITPLMLSGIIRRQPVCLDLSWTNISKKQLSWLINRLPGLRVLKLSGCSWAAVSALCTSSCPLLRTLDVQWVEGLKDPQMRDLLSPTTDNRPGQLDNRCKLRNVEDLRLAGLDITDTSLRLISRQMPLLSRLDLSYCNHINDQSVNLLTAAGTTTRDSLTEINLSVCNRVTDHSLNFFKRCGSICQIDLRFCKQVTKTACERFIAEMSVSVPFRLKEDKLLQKAS
- the kdm2ba gene encoding lysine (K)-specific demethylase 2Ba isoform X4, with the protein product MALSLSGDDEEYDSESEQQRAANRPKPKMGTSSAVKLPSNRSSSGARRRRTRCRKCEACLRTECGECHFCKDMKKFGGPGRMKQSCIMRQCIAPVLPHTAVCVVCKEAGKEDTLEDEEDKFNFMLMECSICNEIVHPNCLKVNDASGVVNDELPNCWECPKCNHAGKSGKVLKQKRGPGFKYASNLPGSLLREQKPVKEEGDVSSAPKKRPDREETPRYRPEDALLRQPPLLSPSSLPRPRPEDKLRKKRKLFEDDEDDSLSEKSDDPYFSKLLQHIKTEEEDEDGYEDDDEDVREPHSRPGAEKRGRFGDTEEEGDYRDSKIDPLNSCIKTPVGDSDQSHCSSPQAGPSSEGGSETQEKGPRQKTRRKRRLPNRELSRELSKALNQEIQKTEDCLANENRHPVKVEPETENEEPKRLFRNGNELGEQRPHLKTKEMNGTPWELRHFYPSPIAPLGFNRSTPTTRPVPPRSPPKCVQMERHVIRPPPISPPPDRLPLKDGKTHILQREVWMTIFHHLPHQDLCVCMRVCKTWNRWCCDKRLWTTIDLNRCISITPLMLSGIIRRQPVCLDLSWTNISKKQLSWLINRLPGLRVLKLSGCSWAAVSALCTSSCPLLRTLDVQWVEGLKDPQMRDLLSPTTDNRPGQLDNRCKLRNVEDLRLAGLDITDTSLRLISRQMPLLSRLDLSYCNHINDQSVNLLTAAGTTTRDSLTEINLSVCNRVTDHSLNFFKRCGSICQIDLRFCKQVTKTACERFIAEMSVSVPFRLKEDKLLQKAS
- the kdm2ba gene encoding lysine (K)-specific demethylase 2Ba isoform X3; translated protein: MALSLSGDDEEYDSESEQQRAANRPKPKMGTSSAVKLPSNRSSSGARRRRTRCRKCEACLRTECGECHFCKDMKKFGGPGRMKQSCIMRQCIAPVLPHTAVCVVCKEAGKEDTLEDEEDKFNFMLMECSICNEIVHPNCLKVNDASGVVNDELPNCWECPKCNHAGKSGKQKRGPGFKYASNLPGSLLREQKPVKEEGDVSSAPKKRPDREETPRYRPEDALLRQPPLLSPSSLPRPRPEDKLRKKRKLFEDDEDDSLSVRKKICEKSDDPYFSKLLQHIKTEEEDEDGYEDDDEDVREPHSRPGAEKRGRFGDTEEEGDYRDSKIDPLNSCIKTPVGDSDQSHCSSPQAGPSSEGGSETQEKGPRQKTRRKRRLPNRELSRELSKALNQEIQKTEDCLANENRHPVKVEPETENEEPKRLFRNGNELGEQRPHLKTKEMNGTPWELRHFYPSPIAPLGFNRSTPTTRPVPPRSPPKCVQMERHVIRPPPISPPPDRLPLKDGKTHILQREVWMTIFHHLPHQDLCVCMRVCKTWNRWCCDKRLWTTIDLNRCISITPLMLSGIIRRQPVCLDLSWTNISKKQLSWLINRLPGLRVLKLSGCSWAAVSALCTSSCPLLRTLDVQWVEGLKDPQMRDLLSPTTDNRPGQLDNRCKLRNVEDLRLAGLDITDTSLRLISRQMPLLSRLDLSYCNHINDQSVNLLTAAGTTTRDSLTEINLSVCNRVTDHSLNFFKRCGSICQIDLRFCKQVTKTACERFIAEMSVSVPFRLKEDKLLQKAS
- the kdm2ba gene encoding lysine (K)-specific demethylase 2Ba isoform X6, which gives rise to MALSLSGDDEEYDSESEQQRAANRPKPKMGTSSAVKLPSNRSSSGARRRRTRCRKCEACLRTECGECHFCKDMKKFGGPGRMKQSCIMRQCIAPVLPHTAVCVVCKEAGKEDTLEDEEDKFNFMLMECSICNEIVHPNCLKVNDASGVVNDELPNCWECPKCNHAGKSGKVLKQKRGPGFKYASNLPGSLLREQKPVKEEGDVSSAPKKRPDREETPRYRPEDALLRQPPLLSPSSLPRPRPEDKLRKKRKLFEDDEDDSLSVRKKICEKSDDPYFSKLLQHIKTEEEDEDGYEDDDEDVREPHSRPGAEKRGRFGDTEEEGDYRDSKIDPLNSCIKTPVGDSDQSHCSSPQAGPSSEGGSETQEKGPRQKTRRKRRLPNRELSRELSKALNQEIQKTEDCLANENRHPVKVEPETENEEPKRLFRNGNELGEQRPHLKTKEMNGTPWELRHFYPSPIAPLGFNRSTPTTRPVPPRSPPKCVQMERHVIRPPPISPPPDRLPLKDGKTHILQREVWMTIFHHLPHQDLCVCMRVCKTWNRWCCDKRLWTTIDLNRCISITPLMLSGIIRRQPVCLDLSWTNISKKQLSWLINRLPGLRVLKLSGCSWAAVSALCTSSCPLLRTLDVQWVEGLKDPQMRDLLSPTTDNRPGQLDNRCKLRNVEDLRLAGLDITDTSLRLISRQMPLLSRLDLSYCNHINDQSVNLLTAAGTTTRDSLTEINLSAAGRRGHISL
- the kdm2ba gene encoding lysine (K)-specific demethylase 2Ba isoform X2 gives rise to the protein MALSLSGDDEEYDSESEQRAANRPKPKMGTSSAVKLPSNRSSSGARRRRTRCRKCEACLRTECGECHFCKDMKKFGGPGRMKQSCIMRQCIAPVLPHTAVCVVCKEAGKEDTLEDEEDKFNFMLMECSICNEIVHPNCLKVNDASGVVNDELPNCWECPKCNHAGKSGKVLKQKRGPGFKYASNLPGSLLREQKPVKEEGDVSSAPKKRPDREETPRYRPEDALLRQPPLLSPSSLPRPRPEDKLRKKRKLFEDDEDDSLSVRKKICEKSDDPYFSKLLQHIKTEEEDEDGYEDDDEDVREPHSRPGAEKRGRFGDTEEEGDYRDSKIDPLNSCIKTPVGDSDQSHCSSPQAGPSSEGGSETQEKGPRQKTRRKRRLPNRELSRELSKALNQEIQKTEDCLANENRHPVKVEPETENEEPKRLFRNGNELGEQRPHLKTKEMNGTPWELRHFYPSPIAPLGFNRSTPTTRPVPPRSPPKCVQMERHVIRPPPISPPPDRLPLKDGKTHILQREVWMTIFHHLPHQDLCVCMRVCKTWNRWCCDKRLWTTIDLNRCISITPLMLSGIIRRQPVCLDLSWTNISKKQLSWLINRLPGLRVLKLSGCSWAAVSALCTSSCPLLRTLDVQWVEGLKDPQMRDLLSPTTDNRPGQLDNRCKLRNVEDLRLAGLDITDTSLRLISRQMPLLSRLDLSYCNHINDQSVNLLTAAGTTTRDSLTEINLSVCNRVTDHSLNFFKRCGSICQIDLRFCKQVTKTACERFIAEMSVSVPFRLKEDKLLQKAS